A window from Vanessa atalanta chromosome 18, ilVanAtal1.2, whole genome shotgun sequence encodes these proteins:
- the LOC125070835 gene encoding protein RRP5 homolog produces MADIEEYFPRGGKKPTTTYFKQSENFLGAAEKGDKKKKKIKKKTDDDDGYLSDEVHTEIDQSYKNCGIYLNYKVVKEGLLILGRVRQVLETKVNISLPCRMHGVVMACHISEAYNKILESYVNDQVDRVRELPQMFRPGQYVVTKVLEVTPNHLMLTMMPQHVNSGRMLADLHKGALIQAAVSSVEDHGFLMDIGIPNTRAFLPKDSTNPEVELDTGSLAWVMIKSISSTAENSVITLSNELSALQNAFQRNKTNILLPATALDFVVDKPLDNGIEGHVLDKTTAYIQRHQVDMVKGKKPALGQKIRARLLYAIPPKKTPFLTMKGIFDTTYPDMAEEQKLQEGDIIEEAIVLKVTGRLIHFKLGEGSLGILSLRRVAVDEDLTDEQVLTRSYPIGSAHRVRVLSYSLADYVYSVSDAPAVLAATPFRLDELRVGQSVTATIAVLADDHLRVTVGRVTGYVPQTHMTDMGVFVDPKKASNSKLPKKKFKVGQEVKARVLSLDLSKQYLVLTLKPTLLDEDLEILTSYEDAVVGRAYTGVVSHIRDYLLVSFFNNTNAYVPNRFVSAQPLHNLTDAFHLGQIVKCTIMSVNPSTKKMSGSLTKAPFGPAEIKKDAKKRKKNAEKNETLAKKKKKSNKNVDENASNGANEMDIDESEKTENNKKKKKKNVDRITEEMDSTDTKTTNIVEGETKKRKKKNKDNIVSKEDDTSLTNTNDHSATENVSKKKSKKEKIKARKEEEQEREVEASEGSDAIETDIHEDSDQVLTPNDLGLLDLSDCTTAKNYKKREVALLKCINARKKRLDRIEKNIVNIEAKGLTGKNKKYHTAMHAEKLLTEERLKEFMDVLAKVQEKLKELDVKDNTEIKKKKIEKVTPPKITREDKTNVVKEKNEPKDKCMKDVLDNLKPVLDAPSAKDFWSTSDEVAAETREESSSSDEEEQEKPKKKRKKLTIAEKNAKAREEEERIRELEKRAIESENAPRSSDQFERALLAEPNCSQLWIAYMAFHLQATEIDKARAVGRKALNTINFREEGEKLNVWLALLNLEHRFGTKESQQKTLEDALQMNDTYQIHSKLLDILLDTSKHQELVSLTELMIRKYRKHPEVYRVCGEACYKAGLVDKARHVMQKGIAALEKKEHVSLLVRFAQLERAGGDLERCEALFEQVLAVYPQRVDVCAAYVDALRAAGDVARLRQVMERMTSQKLPARKMKVLFKKWIEVEEKIGDEKHIESIRQRALEFINKAKF; encoded by the exons ATGGCAGATATTGAAGAATATTTTCCCCGAGGTGGTAAAAAACCTACAACTACGTATTTTAAACAGAGCGAAAAT TTTCTAGGAGCAGCTGAAAAAGGGGATaagaaaaagaagaagataAAAAAGAAGACTGACGACGATGACGGATATTTATCTGATGAAGTTCATACAGAAATTGATCAATCATACAAAAACTGTGGGATATATTTGAACTataag GTGGTTAAAGAAGGCCTACTAATATTAGGGAGAGTCCGCCAAGTTTTAGAGACAAAAGTAAACATTTCACTTCCCTGTCGAATGCATGGTGTTGTTATGGCCTGCCACATCAGTGAAGCATACAACAAAATATTGGAATCATATGTCAATGATcag gtTGATAGGGTCCGAGAGCTGCCACAAATGTTCCGACCGGGTCAATATGTAGTTACAAAGGTTTTGGAAGTGACTCCAAACCACCTCATGCTCACCATGATGCCACAGCATGTTAACAGTGGCAGGATGCTTGCTGACTTACATAAAG GAGCTCTTATTCAAGCAGCTGTTTCGTCTGTAGAAGACCATGGCTTTTTGATGGACATTGGTATCCCAAACACAAGGGCATTCTTACCTAAGGATTCAACTAACCCAGAAGTTGAGCtgg ACACCGGTTCGCTCGCATGGGTCATGATCAAGTCTATATCCTCGACTGCAGAGAACAGCGTAATCACATTGAGCAATGAACTCTCAGCGTTACAAAATGCATTCCAGCGTAACAAAACAAACATTCTACTGCCTGCTACAGCCCTAGATTTCGTAGTTGACAAG CCGTTAGACAATGGTATAGAGGGTCACGTTTTGGACAAAACAACGGCATACATACAAAGGCATCAAGTTGACATGGTCAAAGGCAAGAAACCAGCATTAGGACAAAAG ATTAGAGCACGACTATTATATGCAATACCACCAAAGAAAACACCATTCCTGACGATGAAGGGCATCTTCGACACCACATATCCTGATATGGCTGAGGAGCAGAAGTTGCAGGAAGGCGATATAATCGAAGAAGCGATA gtgcTTAAGGTTACCGGTCGATTGATCCACTTCAAGCTGGGCGAAGGCAGTCTGGGTATCCTAAGTCTCCGAAGAGTAGCTGTTGATGAGGATCTGACCGATGAGCAGGTGTTGACACGGTCATATCCCATAG GCAGCGCCCACCGCGTGCGCGTGCTGAGCTACAGCCTGGCGGACTACGTGTACTCCGTTAGTGACGCGCCCGCCGTGCTGGCCGCCACGCCCTTCCGCCTGGACGAGCTGCGCGTAGGCCAGTCTGTCACCGCCACCATCGCCGTGCTAGCCGACGACCATCTGCGGGTCACCGTCGGCCGGGTCACCG GATATGTGCCTCAAACTCATATGACGGATATGGGCGTTTTCGTCGACCCGAAAAAGGCGTCCAATTCTAAACTGCCCAAAAAGAAATTCAAG GTCGGACAAGAAGTGAAAGCGCGCGTGCTGTCATTGGACTTGTCCAAGCAGTATCTTGTCCTGACGCTGAAGCCCACGCTGCTCGACGAAGACTTGGAGATTCTGACGAGCTACGAAGATGCGGTGGTTGGGAGAGCATACACTGGAGTTGTTTCG CACATCAGGGATTATCTATTGGTGTCATTCTTCAACAACACTAATGCATACGTTCCGAATCGATTCGTTTCCGCCCAACCACTCCACAACCTCACGGACGCTTTCCATCTCGGCCAGATT GTAAAGTGTACGATCATGTCAGTAAACCCCAGTACGAAGAAGATGTCCGGCAGCCTCACAAAGGCTCCATTTGGTCCCGCT gaaattaaaaaggatgctaaaaaaagaaaaaaaaatgccgaaaaaaatgaaactttggctaaaaagaagaagaaatctaataaaaatgttgacgAAAATGCCAGTAATGGAGCTAACGAGATGGATATTGATGAAAGTGAAAAGactgaaaacaataaaaagaaaaagaaaaaaaatgtcgatCGTATTACAGAAGAAATGGATTCAACTGATACcaaaacaacaaatattgtAGAAGGCGAAACTAAAAaacgtaaaaagaaaaataaagataacattGTCTCTAAAGAAGATGATACCAGTTTGACTAATACAAATGATCATTCCGCGACAGAGAATGTTAGCAAAAAGAAAAGCAAAAAAGAGAAGATTAAAGCTCGTAAAGAAGAAGAACAAGAGCGTGAGGTAGAAGCGTCCGAAGGGAGTGACGCTATCGAAACGGACATACACGAAGATAGCGATCAAGTATTAACACCGAATGACTTAGGTCTACTGGATTTATCCGACTGTACAACAgctaaaaactataaaaagagAGAAGTGGCTCTACTCAAATGTATAAACGCTAGAAAAAAACGCTTAGATAGAATAGAGAAAAATATAGTCAACATTGAAGCTAAAGGGCTTACtgggaaaaataaaaaatatcacacaGCAATGCACGCTGAGAAATTATTGACAGAAGAACGTTTAAAAGAATTCATGGACGTACTAGCGAAAGTACAGGAAAAGTTAAAAGAGCTCGATGTTAAAGATAATACagaaattaaaaagaagaaaatagaaAAAGTAACCCCACCTAAGATCACACGCGAGGATAAAACAAatgttgtaaaagaaaaaaatgaaccTAAAGATAAATGTATGAAGGATGTGTTGGATAATTTAAAGCCAGTCCTCGACGCGCCGAGCGCCAAGGACTTCTGGTCGACGAGTGATGAGGTGGCGGCTGAAACAAGAGAAGAATCTAGCAGTAGTGATGAAGag GAGCAAGAAAAACCCAAAAAGAAACGCAAGAAGCTCACGATCGCTGAGAAGAACGCTAAAGCTAGAGAGGAAGAAGAGAGAATAAGAGAATTGGAAAAGAGAGCTATTGAGAGTGAGAATGCCCCGCGGTCTAGTGATCAGTTCGAACGAGCGTTGCTAGCTGAACCCAACTGTAGCCAGCTGTGGATAGCTTACATGGCTTTCCATTTGCAG GCAACAGAAATAGACAAGGCTCGAGCTGTGGGTCGTAAAGCGCTCAATACCATTAACTTCCGGGAGGAGGGCGAAAAGCTTAATGTGTGGCTCGCTTTACTCAACCTTGAACACAGATTTGGTACAAAG GAAAGTCAGCAGAAAACTCTAGAAGACGCACTCCAAATGAACGATACGTATCAAATCCATTCGAAGCTGTTAGATATACTCCTGGATACAAGCAAGCACCAAGAGCTGGTGTCGTTGACTGAGCTTATGATCAGGAAGTACAGGAAACACCCGGAGGTGTACCGAGTATGTGGCGAAGCTTGCTACAAGGCGGGCCTCGTGGATAAGGCGCGGCACGTCATGCAGAAGGGTATAGCGGCGTTGGAGAAGAAAGAGC
- the LOC125070836 gene encoding flavin reductase (NADPH), with translation MKKVVIFGSTGMTGLCAVEAALKKGISVRAFVRDPSKLPEDLKSKVEVFKGDVLEPDSVNQAVEGTDGVIIALGTRENLEPTSDMSEGTKNIIEAMRAKYVKTVTACISGFLFFEPEKIPRQFVDITKDHKRMYDELKQSGLNWVAVFAPHITEDPSRDIIVEINPEKSPGRCISKHDLGKFLVDGLTEEKYFKTVIGLCNVPAQ, from the exons ATGAAGAAAGTCGTAATTTTTGGATCAACCGGCATGACCGGACTTTGCGCTGTGGAAGCGGCTTTAAAAAAag GTATCAGTGTACGAGCCTTCGTTCGCGATCCATCGAAACTACCAGAAGATTTAAAAAGCAAGGTAGAAGTTTTCAAAGGTGACGTTCTGGAACCGGACTCGGTGAATCAGGCCGTCGAAGGAACAGATGGAGTGATCATCGCCCTCGGAACTCGTGAAAACTTAGAGCCGACATCGGACATGTCCGAGGGTACGAAGAACATCATCGAAGCTATGAGAGCGAAGTATGTGAAAACTGTGACAGCTTGTATATCGGGGTTCTTGTTCTTCGAGCCGGAGAAAATTCCGCGCCAGTTCGTTGATATCACGAAAGACCACAAGCGAATGTACGACGAGCTGAAACAGAGCGGTCTCAATTGGGTTGCGGTCTTTGCGCCGCATATCACCG AGGACCCAAGCCGCGATATCATCGTCGAAATCAACCCAGAAAAATCACCCGGACGTTGCATTTCAAAGCACGACCTCGGTAAGTTTCTGGTCGATGGGCTGACAGAAGAGAAATACTTCAAGACCGTCATCGGGCTGTGTAATGTACCAGCGCAATGA
- the LOC125071046 gene encoding mitochondrial GTPase 1: MATKFDVAAYSFRKKCPYVSKDLLHWFPGHMNKGLKQMQRKLKSVDCVIEVHDARIPFTGRNPIFTNTLTGAKPHILVLNKKDLTIRSLLPKVKDQLTAEGVQNVIFTNSKDQHCRGLKSLRPRLVDIIKNSNRYNRSEELDYSVMIIGVPNVGKSSLINMLRSRNMNIKHALPVGAVAGITRSVMTKIRINNDPKIFMLDTPGILEPSVSDIEMGLKLALCASLQDHLVGEEIIADYLLYWLNKHGSFKYVDFMGLEEPCDDINKVLVTGSIKLNRVRRTRDFDGRIREVPDVVEVARTMIRAFRTGELGKILLDIDLLKRDDRQENVLA, from the exons ATGGCAACAAAATTCGACGTTGCTGCTTATAGTTTCCGTAAGAAATGCCCTTATGTGAGCAAAGATCTCCTACACTGGTTCCCAGGTCATATGAATAAAGGGTTAAAACAAATGCAGCGAAAACTTAAGTCAGTAGATTGTGTGATCGAAGTTCACGACGCTAGAATTCCATTTACAGGCCGTAATCCCATCTTTACAAATACTTTGACTGGTGCTAAGCCACATattctagttttaaataaaaaagacttaACGATACGATCGTTATTGCCAAAGGTTAAAGATCAACTTACAGCTGAAGGTGTACAGaatgttatatttacaaactCAAAAGATCAGCATTGTCGCGGACTTAAGTCATTGCGACCTCGTTTAGTGGATATTATTAAGAACTCCAACAG GTACAATCGAAGTGAAGAATTAGACTACAGTGTAATGATCATTGGTGTTCCAAACGTTGGCAAGTCATCACTTATCAATATGCTAAGAAGTCGTAATATGAATATCAAGCATGCCCTCCCGGTCGGTGCAGTGGCTGGTATCACTCGAAGTGTGATGACTAagattagaataaataatgaccCTAAAATATTCATGCTGGACACTCCAG GAATCCTAGAGCCATCGGTATCAGACATAGAGATGGGATTGAAGCTCGCTCTTTGCGCGTCTTTACAAGATCACCTGGTCGGCGAAGAAATCATAGCAGACTATCTCCTGTACTGGCTGAACAAGCACGGCAGCTTCAAGTACGTGGACTTCATGGGTCTGGAGGAACCGTGTGACGATATTAACAAG GTCCTCGTTACAGGCTCAATAAAGTTAAACCGCGTGAGAAGGACCCGTGACTTTGATGGACGGATTCGCGAAGTCCCCGACGTCGTGGAAGTTGCTAGGACGATGATCCGAGCGTTCAGGACCGGGGAATTGGGGAAAATATTACTAGATATTGATCTATTGAAGAGAGATGACAGACAAGAAAATGTTCTTGCGTAG
- the LOC125070957 gene encoding radial spoke head protein 6 homolog A, with translation MSQTFMLEPDIIAAAENVLPDLNNDLVLAKNFLKQQSGATGDTLYDHMVDVVHKILSQKPPDVVDNFEQYSWQVKQEKFRPNFDLLNDIYLAPPQLALIRRMDEMFRLVASKSQRMEDLGEEEQELDLEEDSLRPRIADIIEHNYYFRECGYGLSEQECYAVYIALNMLAIKEPVATIRFFGKIFGTKANYYVAETDLTIEELDRRIREFEMKDMPGEGEGAEEDRAQEIEEQKEMMGEGEAKEEKPKEPVPPKLPPIPESTWQPPPIIPVERPGQGVNKKTYYVCNQPGEPWVCLPDVTPHQIRVARLSVRCMTGDLDAEVITYPPFEGTERNYLRAQLARIQAATSVSPQGFYTFGSGEEEEDIDLEEGAGDMAFNPNPFYQGHTLKDLVDSNLTYWVHHGRHILKQGRTIWWNPNAGLDEAVEEEEDEGLPPMEPESGPSLFTSLSEDGRLEGQNAWSARVSSTLVPDRAVAYLRSNIWPGAVAYSTTGKKSECMYVGWGLKYQPPNFSPLQLPRPQEEYAIGPEVMEMADPTFADEEAYRIAHLPPPPPVLQGEGEGEGLPEEEEEED, from the exons ATGTCACAAACATTTATGCTAGAACCAGATATAATAGCGGCTGCAGAAAATGTTCTGCCTGATCTCAACAACGATTTGGTGCTTGctaaaaatttcttaaaacaacAGTCTGGCGCTACTGGTGATAcgct ATATGATCACATGGTGGACGTTGTACACAAAATTTTATCGCAAAAGCCTCCAGATGTTGTTGACAATTTTGAACAATATTCATGGCAAGTGAAACAAGAGAAGTTTCGACCAAATTTCGATTTATTGAACGATATCTACCTCGCGCCACCGCAGCTTGCTCTAATTAGACGAATGGATGAAATGTTTCGG ttAGTTGCGAGTAAGAGTCAGAGAATGGAAGATCTCGGTGAAGAGGAGCAGGAGTTAGATTTAGAGGAGGATTCCTTAAGGCCAAGGATCGCGGATATCATTGAGCACAATTACTACTTTCGTGAG TGTGGTTACGGTTTGTCTGAACAAGAATGTTATGCGGTGTACATAGCTCTCAATATGCTGGCCATCAAGGAACCGGTAGCCACTATTAG ATTCTTTGGCAAGATTTTTGGTACCAAAGCAAATTACTACGTCGCAGAGACTGATCTCACTATAGAAGAGTTGGATAGGCGTATCAGa GAGTTCGAAATGAAAGACATGCCCGGCGAGGGTGAAGGCGCAGAAGAAGATCGTGCTCAAGAAATAGAAGAACAAAAGGAAATGA TGGGCGAAGGTGAGGCTAAGGAAGAGAAACCTAAAGAACCAGTGCCTCCCAAACTGCCTCCAATTCCCGAGTCCACGTGGCAACCACCCCCTATTATACCTGTCGAGAGGCCGGGCCAAGGTGTTAATAAAAAg ACGTACTACGTCTGCAATCAACCGGGCGAGCCCTGGGTATGTCTTCCAGATGTAACTCCGCATCAGATCCGAGTGGCGAGACTTTCGGTCCGTTGTATGACCGGTGACCTTGATGCAGAG GTAATCACTTACCCACCATTCGAGGGCACGGAACGTAATTATCTTCGGGCCCAATTGGCTCGTATTCAAGCAGCGACCTCCGTCTCACCGCAGGGATTTTACACCTTTGGCTCGGGAGAAGAGGAAGAAGATATCGATTTGGAAGAGGGAGCGG GAGATATGGCCTTCAATCCAAATCCCTTCTACCAAGGCCACACCCTTAAAGACTTGGTTGATTCAAATCTGACTTACTGGGTTCACCACGGCAGACATATCCTCAAGCAGGGTAGAACTATATGGTGGAATCCTAATGCAGGATTG GATGAAGCggttgaagaagaagaagatgAAGGCCTTCCACCCATGGAGCCTGAATCCGGTCCTTCACTATTCACATCTCTCTCTGAAGATGGCCGACTCGAGGGTCAGAATGCTTGGAGCGCCCGCGTCAGCTCTACCCTGGTGCCAGACAGGGCTGTAGCATATCTGAGAAGTAACATATGGCCTGGTGCTGTCGCTTATTCTACAACTGGGAA GAAATCTGAATGCATGTACGTTGGATGGGGCCTGAAATACCAGCCTCCGAACTTCAGTCCTCTACAGCTGCCGCGGCCGCAGGAAGAATACGCTATTGGACCAGAGGTTATGGAGATGGCTGATCCAACGTTCGCGGATGAAGAG GCTTACCGAATCGCCCACCTACCTCCACCGCCACCAGTGCTGCAAGGGGAAGGGGAGGGGGAGGGTCTACCCGAAGAAGAGGAGGAAGAAGATTAA